In Halorhabdus tiamatea SARL4B, a genomic segment contains:
- the glyA gene encoding serine hydroxymethyltransferase → MDLESVRETDPAVADALVGERDRQEDTLAMIASENHVSEAVLDAQGSTLTNIYAEGYPGKRYYAGCEYADEVEELAIERAKELWGADHVNVQPHSGSQANMGVYLAVLEPGDKILSLDLTHGGHLSHGHPANFAGQVYEVEQYEVDAETGYIDYEGLAETAADFDPDIIVSGYSAYPREVEWETIQAVADDVDAYHLADIAHITGLVAAGVHSSPVGVADFVTGSTHKTIRAGRGGIIMCDEEYADDVDSAVFPGMQGGPLMHNIAGKAVGFGEALDPEFGEYAQQTVDNANALADRLQEHGLELVSGGTDNHLVLVDLRPSHPDTPGKDVEDALENAGIVLNANTVPGESRSAFNPSGIRAGTPGLTTRGFDEEATREVADLIYEVVDAPEDERVIENVSERVEELTDEYPLYA, encoded by the coding sequence ATGGACTTAGAGAGCGTCCGCGAGACGGACCCGGCCGTCGCCGACGCGCTAGTTGGCGAGCGCGACAGACAGGAAGACACCCTCGCGATGATCGCAAGCGAGAACCACGTCAGCGAAGCCGTCCTCGACGCGCAGGGCTCGACGCTGACGAACATCTACGCCGAAGGGTATCCCGGCAAGCGCTACTACGCCGGCTGTGAGTACGCCGACGAGGTCGAGGAACTCGCGATCGAGCGCGCGAAGGAGCTGTGGGGGGCCGACCACGTCAACGTCCAGCCCCACTCGGGCAGCCAGGCCAACATGGGCGTCTACCTGGCCGTTCTCGAACCCGGCGACAAGATCCTTTCGCTGGATCTGACTCACGGCGGCCACCTCTCTCACGGCCATCCGGCGAACTTCGCCGGCCAGGTCTACGAGGTCGAACAGTACGAGGTCGACGCCGAGACGGGCTACATCGACTACGAGGGCCTCGCTGAGACGGCCGCGGACTTCGACCCAGACATCATCGTCTCGGGGTACTCGGCGTATCCGCGCGAGGTCGAGTGGGAGACGATCCAGGCTGTCGCCGACGACGTCGACGCCTACCACCTCGCGGACATCGCCCACATCACCGGCCTGGTCGCGGCGGGTGTCCACTCCTCGCCGGTCGGCGTCGCCGACTTCGTGACCGGGTCGACCCACAAGACCATCCGGGCCGGCCGGGGCGGTATCATCATGTGTGACGAGGAATACGCCGACGACGTCGACTCGGCCGTCTTCCCTGGCATGCAGGGCGGCCCGCTGATGCACAATATCGCGGGCAAGGCTGTCGGCTTCGGTGAGGCACTCGACCCCGAGTTCGGGGAGTACGCCCAGCAAACGGTCGACAACGCGAACGCACTCGCCGACCGTCTGCAGGAACACGGCCTCGAACTCGTCTCCGGCGGCACCGACAACCACCTCGTTCTCGTCGATCTCCGTCCCTCACATCCGGACACACCGGGCAAGGACGTCGAGGATGCCCTCGAAAACGCCGGGATCGTCCTCAACGCCAACACGGTCCCCGGCGAGTCCCGCTCGGCGTTCAACCCCTCGGGCATCCGCGCCGGCACGCCCGGGTTGACGACCCGCGGCTTCGACGAGGAGGCGACGCGGGAAGTCGCCGACCTGATCTACGAGGTCGTCGACGCCCCCGAGGACGAGCGTGTCATCGAGAACGTGAGCGAACGGGTCGAGGAACTCACCGACGAGTATCCGCTGTACGCGTAG
- the tbsP gene encoding transcriptional regulator TbsP — translation MTAENLIVPDVADVLEETVPTDGDVYVVNPSRETIVALVATLEDLDSPPVVRLLAPERPLKDVMDDFLVASTAADLIEAGTLFLRVLDDRPVNSLVVTDDAVVSLVTASDATAGLSTADEAFVAETVAFYDEMWETAGEFTLRTPPLSRVRSTLATEISEEAQTDFDAVLDSVSSASGDGDDLDEVTISLLVAARNHELLYDISKWGEDVGLASKATFSRTKTQLEDQGLLDTEKVPIDVGRPRLRLLLGDERLQDAAADELVDVALDLVEN, via the coding sequence ATGACAGCAGAAAATCTCATTGTTCCCGACGTCGCTGACGTCCTCGAAGAAACAGTGCCGACCGATGGAGACGTTTACGTCGTCAACCCTTCCCGGGAGACCATCGTGGCGCTCGTCGCCACCCTCGAAGACCTCGACTCGCCGCCGGTCGTTCGGCTGCTCGCGCCCGAACGCCCGCTCAAGGACGTCATGGACGACTTCCTCGTGGCAAGTACCGCCGCCGACCTGATCGAGGCAGGTACCCTGTTTTTGCGGGTCCTGGACGACCGCCCGGTCAACTCCCTGGTCGTGACCGACGACGCCGTCGTCTCGCTCGTGACCGCGAGCGACGCGACCGCCGGACTGTCGACCGCAGACGAGGCGTTCGTCGCCGAGACGGTTGCCTTCTACGACGAGATGTGGGAGACGGCTGGCGAGTTCACGCTCCGAACGCCACCGCTGTCGCGCGTTCGTTCGACGCTTGCCACAGAGATCAGCGAGGAGGCACAGACTGACTTCGACGCCGTGCTCGATTCGGTCTCGTCTGCCAGCGGTGACGGAGACGACCTCGACGAAGTGACGATCAGCCTTCTGGTGGCCGCTCGGAACCACGAATTGCTCTACGACATCAGCAAGTGGGGCGAGGACGTCGGCCTGGCGAGCAAGGCGACGTTCTCCCGGACGAAGACCCAACTCGAAGACCAGGGACTGCTCGACACCGAGAAAGTCCCGATCGACGTCGGTCGACCACGGCTACGGCTGTTACTCGGCGACGAGCGGCTCCAGGACGCGGCCGCGGACGAACTCGTCGACGTCGCTCTCGACCTGGTCGAGAACTAG
- a CDS encoding type IV toxin-antitoxin system AbiEi family antitoxin domain-containing protein: MEPTNKEETQRKSLSTRESQALSRLASQGRQIITISDIADAIEGPRKPAKDMAYALKEKGWLERIAHGKYLILPLAAGEDSVYTVHEFVIASALVEPMYIGYWSAMNHHGLTEQLSRTVYVVTTERAQGREIHGVTYRPVTVTEKKFFGYQPTAVGSNQVNVSSIEKTLVDCADHPEFCGGIDELAKAMQNAGNTRCSFERVVEYLRRVGNGAATKRIVYLADQLDIDLPKYQDLVENFTTGYPLLDTTREATGTRDSKYQLRLNVDPESFLPGDFS; the protein is encoded by the coding sequence ATGGAGCCCACAAACAAGGAAGAGACTCAAAGAAAGAGTCTGTCGACGCGTGAGTCCCAGGCACTGTCACGGCTTGCGAGCCAGGGTCGACAAATCATCACTATTAGTGACATCGCAGACGCAATCGAAGGTCCACGGAAGCCAGCAAAGGATATGGCATACGCGCTCAAGGAGAAAGGCTGGCTTGAGCGGATTGCCCATGGGAAGTACCTCATTTTGCCACTCGCTGCCGGTGAGGACTCAGTGTATACCGTACACGAGTTCGTGATCGCGTCCGCACTCGTCGAGCCGATGTACATCGGGTACTGGAGTGCGATGAACCATCACGGGCTTACAGAGCAGTTGTCCCGTACTGTGTACGTCGTGACGACAGAACGCGCCCAAGGGCGTGAAATCCACGGAGTTACGTATCGACCGGTGACAGTCACTGAGAAGAAGTTCTTCGGCTATCAACCGACTGCAGTCGGGTCGAACCAAGTGAACGTTTCGAGTATCGAAAAGACGCTGGTCGATTGTGCTGACCATCCGGAGTTCTGTGGCGGCATCGACGAGCTTGCGAAGGCGATGCAGAACGCTGGCAACACGCGATGTTCGTTCGAGCGAGTCGTCGAGTACTTGCGGCGAGTCGGGAACGGTGCCGCGACGAAACGAATCGTCTATCTCGCTGACCAGTTAGACATCGATCTTCCGAAGTATCAAGACCTCGTCGAAAACTTCACGACTGGGTACCCGCTACTCGATACGACGAGAGAAGCGACGGGGACTCGCGATAGCAAGTATCAACTCCGCCTGAACGTCGACCCCGAATCGTTCCTTCCGGGGGACTTCTCGTGA
- a CDS encoding PadR family transcriptional regulator, whose product MYDLTGFQRDLLYVIAGEEEPHGLAIKEELEDYYEKEIHHGRLYPNLDTLVDKGLVEKGQRDRRTNYYSLTRRGRREIEARRDWESQYVDL is encoded by the coding sequence ATGTACGACCTGACAGGATTCCAGCGTGACCTCCTATATGTCATCGCGGGAGAGGAGGAGCCACATGGGCTGGCGATCAAAGAAGAGCTCGAAGACTACTACGAGAAGGAGATCCATCACGGCCGACTGTATCCCAATCTCGATACGCTCGTCGACAAGGGCCTCGTCGAGAAGGGCCAGCGCGACCGTCGGACGAACTACTACAGTCTGACGCGTCGCGGCCGCCGTGAGATCGAGGCGCGACGTGACTGGGAAAGTCAGTACGTCGACCTTTGA
- a CDS encoding bifunctional methylenetetrahydrofolate dehydrogenase/methenyltetrahydrofolate cyclohydrolase: MTEIIDGNRVAQSIRDDLSEAIDELEDADVTPTLATVLMSDDPASETYVSMKQDDCAEVGIEAIDVEIDPDAPAEELFDEIDRLNDDENVNGILVQMPVPDHVDKQSVLRRIDPAKDVDGFHPENVGRLVAGDARYKPCTPHGIQKLLEDAGVDPEGKDAVVVGRSDIVGKPMANLLVQKAEGGNATVTVCHSRTDDLAAKTREADIVVAAAGVPEMIDGDMLTDGVTVIDVGINRVDADTEKGYELVGDVDFESAKEKANAITPVPGGVGPMTRAMLLYNTVKATGLQHNVDVTLP, translated from the coding sequence ATGACCGAGATTATCGACGGGAACAGAGTGGCACAGTCGATCCGGGACGACCTCAGTGAAGCGATCGACGAACTCGAAGACGCGGACGTGACACCGACGCTGGCGACCGTGCTGATGAGCGACGATCCGGCCAGCGAGACCTACGTCTCGATGAAACAGGACGACTGCGCGGAGGTCGGCATCGAGGCGATCGACGTCGAGATCGATCCCGACGCGCCCGCCGAGGAGTTGTTCGACGAGATCGACCGGCTCAACGACGACGAAAACGTCAACGGTATTCTCGTCCAGATGCCGGTCCCGGATCACGTCGATAAGCAGTCGGTCCTTCGCCGGATCGACCCCGCAAAGGACGTCGACGGCTTTCATCCCGAGAACGTGGGTCGGCTGGTGGCGGGTGACGCCCGGTACAAGCCCTGTACACCCCACGGCATCCAGAAGCTTCTCGAGGACGCCGGTGTCGATCCCGAGGGGAAAGACGCTGTCGTCGTCGGCCGGTCGGACATCGTCGGCAAGCCGATGGCGAACTTGCTCGTCCAGAAGGCCGAGGGCGGCAACGCGACCGTGACAGTCTGTCACTCCCGGACCGACGACCTCGCGGCGAAGACCCGCGAGGCGGACATCGTGGTTGCGGCGGCGGGCGTCCCCGAGATGATCGACGGCGACATGCTCACCGACGGCGTGACGGTAATCGACGTCGGGATCAACCGCGTCGATGCGGATACGGAGAAGGGCTACGAGCTCGTCGGCGACGTCGATTTCGAGAGTGCAAAAGAGAAGGCAAACGCGATCACGCCGGTCCCAGGCGGCGTCGGGCCGATGACGCGGGCAATGTTGCTGTATAATACCGTCAAGGCGACTGGCCTTCAGCACAACGTCGACGTGACGCTCCCCTGA
- a CDS encoding HhH-GPD family protein, giving the protein MAYGAAMSEAAVDLPDERDAIRRALIEWYEDDHREYPWRETDDPYAILVSEVMSQQTQLDRVVDAWDDFLERWPTVGDLAATDRSDVVAFWSAHSLGYNNRAKYLHEAATQVVEEYDGEFPESPDGLSELMGVGPYTANAVASFAFNNGDAVVDTNVKRVLYRAFSIPDEDAAFEDVANALMPDGESRVWNNAIMELGGVACEKTPRCDEVGCPWREWCDAYETGDFTAPDVPTQPSFEGSRRQMRGRVIGALKEHENLTLDELGPKVRVDYAPEGEYGREWLRNLLEDLADDGLVEIEERSDQPIARLR; this is encoded by the coding sequence ATGGCCTACGGCGCGGCGATGAGCGAGGCCGCCGTCGACCTCCCCGATGAACGGGACGCCATCCGGCGTGCACTGATCGAGTGGTACGAGGACGATCACCGCGAGTACCCCTGGCGGGAGACGGATGACCCCTACGCGATCCTCGTCTCGGAAGTGATGAGCCAGCAGACCCAGCTCGACCGCGTCGTCGACGCCTGGGACGACTTCCTCGAACGCTGGCCGACCGTGGGGGATCTGGCGGCCACCGACCGGAGCGACGTCGTCGCGTTCTGGTCGGCACACAGCCTCGGGTACAACAACCGGGCGAAGTACCTCCACGAGGCCGCAACGCAAGTCGTCGAGGAGTACGACGGCGAGTTCCCCGAATCACCCGACGGACTCTCCGAACTCATGGGCGTCGGCCCCTACACCGCCAACGCGGTCGCGAGTTTCGCGTTCAACAACGGCGACGCCGTCGTGGATACCAACGTCAAGCGTGTGCTGTATCGGGCGTTCTCGATCCCCGACGAGGACGCAGCCTTCGAGGATGTCGCCAACGCGCTCATGCCCGACGGCGAATCCCGGGTCTGGAACAACGCGATCATGGAACTGGGCGGCGTGGCCTGCGAGAAGACGCCTCGCTGTGACGAGGTGGGCTGTCCCTGGCGGGAGTGGTGTGACGCCTACGAGACCGGCGACTTCACCGCGCCCGACGTCCCGACCCAGCCGAGTTTCGAGGGGAGTCGACGACAGATGCGCGGGCGCGTGATCGGCGCGTTGAAGGAACACGAGAACCTGACGCTGGACGAACTTGGGCCGAAAGTTCGGGTGGACTACGCGCCCGAAGGCGAGTACGGCCGCGAGTGGCTTCGGAACCTTCTCGAAGACCTGGCTGATGACGGGCTCGTCGAGATCGAGGAGCGGAGTGATCAACCGATCGCTCGACTCCGATAG
- a CDS encoding DUF7117 family protein → MRIRGERECQNCGARWTYYETANVECPDCGSLRSVGVDERTRHTATPVELDLTAAREAVSNESLATAAERAADEAGAFVRRCGFIDAGELRPLEGTFVAAMELKHVGRALARSMDVSDDEQRYLLALLEGAESGTRPDPSSVPESMRSVRGLAAAAAVEAYRRDLRQYLEDEPDEDARTVLGSVEDHRTRVAALDGDVPPGHAETLIEAARAVGTALIEDDDALARAREHLATLDPNPDA, encoded by the coding sequence ATGCGGATCCGCGGCGAACGGGAGTGTCAGAACTGCGGTGCCCGGTGGACGTACTACGAGACAGCCAACGTGGAATGTCCCGATTGTGGCAGCCTGCGTAGCGTGGGCGTCGACGAGCGGACGCGCCACACTGCCACTCCAGTCGAACTCGATCTGACGGCCGCTCGCGAGGCGGTCAGTAACGAGTCACTGGCGACTGCGGCCGAACGCGCAGCCGACGAGGCAGGGGCATTCGTCCGCCGGTGCGGATTCATCGACGCCGGCGAACTCCGCCCGCTCGAGGGCACGTTCGTCGCCGCGATGGAACTCAAACACGTCGGCCGAGCGCTCGCCCGGTCGATGGACGTCAGTGACGACGAACAGCGGTATCTGCTCGCACTTCTCGAAGGAGCAGAATCGGGAACGCGACCGGACCCGTCGTCGGTCCCCGAATCGATGAGGAGCGTTCGCGGCCTCGCAGCCGCAGCGGCGGTCGAGGCCTACCGGCGCGACCTTCGGCAGTATCTCGAGGACGAACCCGACGAGGATGCGAGAACAGTTCTCGGGAGCGTCGAGGATCACCGGACGCGGGTGGCTGCCCTCGACGGAGACGTTCCACCCGGACACGCCGAAACCCTGATCGAGGCCGCCCGCGCTGTCGGTACCGCCCTCATCGAGGACGACGACGCACTGGCCCGCGCCCGTGAGCACCTCGCGACGCTCGATCCGAATCCAGACGCGTAG
- a CDS encoding nucleotidyl transferase AbiEii/AbiGii toxin family protein — MISEAQLRRLARELDVRLGYAEKNYVNSWILWAIYTSSYGDNLLFKGGTALSKLYFPETWRYSEDLDFGVEGAYRGSETGLQDALEDAARTSGIDFEVTKHRELQKEAYPTHYVDIDIQYTAVLGQKNTTSLDVMIDEYVVFDSVSHHHSYEDVPEFELTAYSLEEIFAEKLRALYQRSQARDYYDLYRMITEADVADSGILSAFTQKCEHDGLDIDLRDGLPGDKRAEIRDGWQNTLPDLVADLPGFGPVYDVLEEYVDSMSSGGSLR; from the coding sequence GTGATTTCCGAAGCCCAACTCCGACGGCTGGCCAGAGAACTGGATGTTCGCCTCGGCTACGCGGAGAAGAACTACGTCAATTCGTGGATTCTGTGGGCGATCTATACGAGTTCCTACGGCGATAACCTGCTGTTCAAGGGCGGCACTGCGCTCAGCAAGTTGTACTTCCCGGAGACGTGGCGCTATTCGGAGGACCTCGATTTCGGTGTCGAGGGAGCGTACCGGGGGAGCGAAACGGGGTTGCAAGACGCACTGGAAGACGCTGCCAGAACATCCGGTATCGACTTCGAGGTGACCAAACACCGCGAACTGCAGAAGGAAGCGTATCCAACGCACTACGTCGATATCGATATCCAGTACACCGCTGTTCTCGGTCAGAAGAACACGACGAGTCTGGACGTGATGATCGACGAATACGTGGTGTTCGATTCGGTAAGCCATCACCACAGCTACGAAGATGTCCCCGAATTCGAGCTGACCGCGTACAGCCTGGAGGAGATTTTTGCAGAGAAGTTGCGAGCGCTCTATCAGCGATCACAGGCTCGTGACTACTACGATCTCTATCGGATGATTACCGAGGCTGACGTTGCTGACTCGGGTATCCTTTCGGCATTCACGCAGAAGTGTGAACACGACGGGCTGGACATCGACCTCCGAGATGGTCTTCCCGGAGACAAACGGGCAGAGATCCGTGACGGCTGGCAGAATACGCTCCCCGACCTTGTTGCGGATCTCCCCGGGTTCGGTCCTGTTTACGATGTCCTCGAGGAATATGTCGATTCGATGTCAAGCGGCGGATCACTTCGGTGA